In one Paraburkholderia megapolitana genomic region, the following are encoded:
- a CDS encoding GMC family oxidoreductase, which translates to MDYDYIIVGAGSAGCILAERLSASREHSVLLLEAGGKDSSFWFRVPVGFTKTYYNATYNWMYYSEPESALDNRPIYCPRGKVQGGSGSINAMIFVRGQPHDFDDWSAAGNPGWSFTDVLPYFRKLESHPLGNTVHHGADGPIRISPMKDTVHPICHVFLKGCEQAGYARTDDFNGARFEGAGIYDVNTRNGQRSSSSFEYLHPALSRPNLTVEREVLASQVLFDDARRATGVVVQQNGSMRRFNARREVILAAGAVDTPKLLQLSGIGDRALLARHGVPLVHELPAVGQNLQDHLCVSFYYRANVKTLNDEMRPLLGKLKLGLQYLFTRKGPLAMSVNQSGGFFRGSEHEAQPNLQLYFNPLSYRIPKSSTASLEPEPYSGFLLAFNPCRPTSRGSIEIASNRVEDAAKIRINALSTQKDIDEVIQGCRLVRRIMATPALQGITVEEISPGPQVDDDAALLQYFREQSGSIYHLCGSCAMGSDPDTSVVDSRLRVHGVAGLRVVDASVFPNITSGNINAPTMMVAEKGAAMILEDAVAESEQAPRAQELATAH; encoded by the coding sequence ATGGACTACGACTACATCATCGTCGGCGCGGGTTCGGCGGGTTGCATTCTGGCCGAGCGTCTGTCGGCATCGCGCGAGCATTCGGTGCTGCTACTCGAAGCGGGCGGCAAGGACAGTTCGTTCTGGTTTCGTGTGCCGGTTGGCTTCACGAAGACCTACTACAACGCCACCTACAACTGGATGTACTACAGCGAGCCCGAATCGGCGCTCGACAACCGTCCGATCTACTGCCCGCGTGGCAAGGTGCAGGGCGGTTCCGGCTCGATCAACGCGATGATCTTCGTGCGCGGCCAGCCGCACGACTTCGACGACTGGTCGGCGGCGGGCAACCCAGGGTGGTCATTTACCGACGTGCTGCCGTATTTCCGCAAGCTCGAATCGCATCCGCTCGGCAATACCGTGCATCACGGCGCGGACGGCCCGATTCGCATCTCGCCGATGAAGGACACCGTGCATCCGATCTGCCACGTGTTTCTCAAGGGCTGCGAGCAGGCAGGCTACGCACGTACTGACGACTTCAACGGCGCGCGCTTCGAAGGCGCCGGCATTTATGACGTAAACACGCGTAACGGGCAGCGTTCGTCGAGCAGTTTCGAGTATCTGCATCCGGCGTTGAGCCGGCCGAATCTCACCGTCGAGCGTGAAGTGCTGGCAAGCCAGGTGCTGTTCGACGATGCACGTCGCGCGACCGGTGTCGTCGTACAACAGAACGGCAGCATGCGCCGCTTCAACGCGCGCCGCGAGGTGATTCTCGCCGCCGGTGCAGTCGATACGCCGAAGCTGTTGCAACTGTCCGGCATCGGCGATCGCGCGCTGCTCGCACGTCACGGTGTTCCGCTCGTGCATGAGTTGCCGGCGGTTGGGCAGAATCTGCAGGACCATCTGTGCGTGAGCTTCTACTACCGAGCGAACGTGAAGACGCTAAACGATGAGATGCGCCCGTTGCTCGGCAAGCTGAAGCTCGGGCTGCAATATCTGTTCACGCGCAAAGGGCCACTGGCGATGAGCGTGAACCAGTCGGGCGGGTTCTTCCGCGGCAGCGAGCACGAGGCGCAACCGAACCTGCAGCTGTACTTCAATCCGCTGTCGTACCGGATTCCGAAGAGCAGCACCGCCAGCCTCGAACCGGAGCCGTATTCGGGGTTCCTGCTGGCGTTCAATCCATGCCGACCGACCAGCCGTGGTTCGATCGAGATTGCGTCGAATCGTGTGGAGGATGCAGCAAAGATCCGCATCAATGCGCTCTCGACGCAGAAGGATATCGACGAAGTGATTCAGGGGTGTCGTCTGGTGCGGCGGATCATGGCGACGCCGGCGTTGCAGGGCATCACGGTCGAAGAGATTTCACCGGGGCCGCAGGTCGACGACGATGCTGCGCTGCTGCAGTATTTCCGCGAGCAGTCGGGGTCGATCTATCACCTGTGCGGTTCGTGTGCGATGGGTTCCGATCCGGATACATCGGTTGTCGATTCGCGGCTGCGCGTGCATGGTGTGGCGGGGCTGCGCGTGGTCGATGCGTCGGTGTTTCCGAACATCACGTCGGGCAACATCAACGCGCCGACGATGATGGTCGCGGAGAAGGGCGCGGCGATGATACTTGAAGATGCGGTGGCGGAGTCGGAGCAAGCGCCGCGTGCGCAGGAACTGGCCACTGCGCATTGA
- a CDS encoding TauD/TfdA dioxygenase family protein has protein sequence MTTLSLATSNALDIQPVTGRIGAEIRGVRLSSTLEPAVLDAVRAALLRHKVIFFRDQTHLTDAEQEAFAKRLGDPVSHPTVPVIDGTDYLLELDSHRGGRANSWHTDVTFVDAYPQASILRGVTIPEVGGDTVWANTATAYLDLPPPLQALAEQLWAVHSNEYDYANHTSVGSRGRDVEAAKRYREQFVSTRYETEHPAVRVHPETGEKTLILGHFIKHFVGVTPSASAHLFDLLQGYVTRPENVVRWRWRTGDVAIWDNRATQHYAVNDYGDAHRVVRRVTIAGDVPVSVDGRRSVTLRREPNPAVTDTKAA, from the coding sequence ATGACGACGTTAAGCCTCGCTACATCGAACGCACTCGACATCCAACCGGTGACCGGCCGCATCGGCGCCGAAATTCGCGGCGTGCGGTTATCGAGCACGCTAGAACCCGCCGTGCTCGACGCGGTACGCGCGGCGCTGCTGCGTCACAAGGTGATTTTCTTTCGCGATCAGACACACTTGACGGACGCCGAACAGGAAGCCTTCGCCAAACGGCTCGGCGACCCGGTGTCGCATCCGACCGTGCCGGTGATCGACGGTACCGACTATCTGCTCGAACTCGATTCGCACCGCGGTGGTCGTGCGAACTCGTGGCATACCGACGTGACCTTTGTCGATGCCTATCCGCAGGCGTCGATCCTGCGCGGCGTGACGATTCCCGAGGTGGGCGGCGACACGGTGTGGGCGAACACCGCGACCGCTTATCTCGACCTGCCACCGCCGTTGCAGGCGCTGGCCGAACAGTTGTGGGCCGTGCACAGCAACGAATACGACTACGCGAACCATACGAGCGTCGGTAGCCGCGGGCGCGACGTCGAAGCGGCGAAGCGTTATCGCGAGCAGTTCGTGTCGACACGCTACGAAACCGAGCATCCGGCGGTGCGCGTGCATCCTGAGACCGGCGAGAAGACGCTGATACTCGGGCACTTCATCAAGCACTTCGTCGGTGTGACGCCGAGTGCATCGGCCCATCTGTTCGATCTGCTGCAAGGCTATGTGACGCGCCCGGAGAACGTCGTGCGCTGGCGCTGGCGGACCGGCGATGTCGCGATCTGGGACAACCGCGCGACCCAGCACTATGCCGTCAACGACTATGGCGATGCGCATCGTGTGGTGCGGCGCGTGACGATTGCCGGCGATGTGCCGGTGAGTGTCGATGGGCGGCGCAGTGTGACGCTAAGACGCGAACCGAATCCTGCTGTGACGGATACGAAGGCTGCGTAG
- a CDS encoding IMPACT family protein, translated as MTHSIAAPCTREIEIRKSRFIAHAIPVADRDAAMGELRRLRGEHPAATHVCWALLAGGQSGMSDDGEPSGTAGRPILEVLRHHDLDGVLGAVIRYYGGVKLGAGGLVRAYTDAIASALHDAVLIERIAQVQLQVEVGYADEARVRRWIEQDQYVLLQGTHTMNVCLTIQLPATALERARNTLRDLTQGRAVFPD; from the coding sequence ATGACTCACTCAATCGCCGCCCCCTGCACACGGGAAATCGAAATCCGCAAGAGCCGCTTTATCGCTCACGCGATTCCCGTCGCCGATCGCGACGCTGCGATGGGCGAGCTGCGTCGTCTGCGCGGCGAGCATCCAGCCGCGACGCACGTGTGCTGGGCGTTGCTCGCAGGCGGTCAGTCCGGCATGTCCGACGATGGCGAACCATCCGGCACAGCCGGTCGTCCGATTCTCGAGGTGCTGCGGCATCACGATCTCGACGGTGTACTCGGCGCGGTGATCCGCTACTACGGTGGCGTCAAGCTCGGCGCGGGCGGGCTCGTGCGCGCGTACACCGATGCGATCGCGAGCGCGCTGCATGACGCAGTGCTGATCGAGCGTATCGCTCAGGTTCAGTTACAGGTGGAAGTTGGCTACGCCGACGAAGCGCGGGTACGCCGCTGGATCGAACAGGACCAATACGTGCTGCTGCAAGGCACGCATACGATGAACGTGTGTCTTACGATCCAGCTACCCGCCACCGCGCTGGAGCGTGCCCGCAACACGCTGCGCGACCTTACGCAAGGCCGCGCGGTGTTTCCGGATTAA
- the ampC gene encoding class C beta-lactamase has translation MKLTVIRLMATIAVTLCATTSISHAAGNQQDQIRQAVDEAVRPVMAKNNIAGMAIGIIDGQQHYVYSYGVASLETRKPVTQNTLFELGSISKTFTATLASLAQVDGELALTDKVGKYLPLLSGSRFADARVLDLGTHTPGGLPLQVPDNVSNNDQLMQYLKAWQPAYAPGTERTYSNISIGMLGVLTATSMKQGFAALAEQRLFAALGMTNSYFDVPQAHMADYAQGYKEDGTPIRVAPGVLSTEAYGIKTSAADMTRFLQANMNQLKLDEKLQRAITQTHTGYFKAGVMTQDLIWEQYAYPVALKTLQEGNSPEMIFNATPVSEFKPPQAPREDVWINKTGSTNGFGAYVAFIPEKQLGIVILANRSFPIDERVSTAYRILTAIAGGEH, from the coding sequence ATGAAGCTCACAGTCATCCGCCTCATGGCAACCATTGCCGTGACGTTGTGCGCGACTACCTCCATCAGTCACGCCGCCGGCAACCAGCAAGACCAGATCAGACAGGCGGTTGACGAAGCCGTACGACCGGTCATGGCGAAGAACAACATTGCAGGCATGGCGATAGGGATCATCGATGGACAACAGCACTACGTGTACAGCTATGGCGTCGCTTCGTTAGAAACCAGGAAGCCGGTCACACAGAACACCCTGTTCGAACTCGGATCGATCAGCAAGACATTTACGGCCACGCTGGCCTCTCTTGCGCAGGTCGATGGCGAGCTCGCCTTGACGGATAAAGTCGGCAAGTATCTGCCATTGCTGAGCGGCAGCCGGTTCGCCGATGCGCGTGTCCTCGATCTAGGCACGCATACGCCGGGCGGCCTGCCGTTACAGGTGCCGGATAACGTCAGCAACAACGATCAACTGATGCAGTATCTGAAAGCCTGGCAACCCGCCTACGCGCCCGGCACAGAGCGGACCTACTCCAATATCAGCATCGGCATGCTCGGCGTGCTCACGGCAACGAGCATGAAGCAGGGTTTCGCCGCTCTGGCCGAGCAGCGCCTGTTTGCGGCGCTCGGCATGACGAACAGCTACTTCGACGTCCCGCAAGCCCATATGGCCGATTATGCGCAGGGCTATAAAGAAGACGGTACGCCGATCCGCGTAGCGCCCGGAGTGCTGTCTACCGAAGCGTATGGCATCAAGACCTCGGCCGCCGACATGACGCGCTTCCTGCAAGCCAACATGAACCAGTTGAAGCTGGACGAGAAACTGCAGCGCGCGATTACGCAAACACACACCGGCTACTTCAAGGCCGGGGTGATGACGCAAGACCTGATATGGGAACAGTATGCGTACCCGGTTGCGCTGAAGACCTTGCAGGAAGGTAACTCGCCGGAGATGATTTTCAACGCGACACCCGTTAGCGAATTCAAACCACCGCAAGCACCACGTGAAGACGTGTGGATCAACAAGACGGGTTCGACCAACGGTTTCGGTGCGTATGTGGCATTCATCCCGGAGAAGCAACTGGGAATCGTGATCCTCGCAAACAGGAGCTTCCCCATCGATGAACGGGTGAGCACGGCATACCGGATTCTCACGGCCATCGCCGGCGGCGAACATTGA
- a CDS encoding cupin domain-containing protein: MKRFGCFSLVAAILMGMQSVFAAGAMPAAKDTVVLQRVPVPGTDREMGMGIAEFPPNAVKPWHKATGPEVVYVLEGELTVQVDGQPATVVHAGESYRMPANVAHETAAGPVGAKVVATWAWVPGKPFNIPVPH, translated from the coding sequence ATGAAACGCTTTGGTTGCTTCTCTCTTGTCGCGGCGATCTTGATGGGTATGCAGTCCGTCTTTGCGGCAGGCGCGATGCCGGCTGCGAAAGACACGGTCGTTCTGCAACGTGTCCCGGTTCCGGGAACGGATCGCGAGATGGGCATGGGCATTGCCGAATTCCCACCGAATGCGGTCAAACCGTGGCACAAGGCGACCGGTCCTGAAGTTGTCTATGTGCTGGAGGGCGAGCTCACGGTGCAGGTAGATGGTCAACCCGCAACAGTCGTTCACGCAGGCGAAAGCTACCGGATGCCGGCGAACGTCGCGCACGAGACGGCAGCCGGACCTGTGGGCGCGAAGGTCGTCGCTACGTGGGCATGGGTACCGGGTAAGCCTTTCAATATTCCGGTCCCGCACTGA
- a CDS encoding CmcJ/NvfI family oxidoreductase — protein sequence MAFLSYLVPTTMRPVSYAYEPPSGLPWESAEYERRPMPITDARSFAQPPSIHREGFELRAAPTAVKDFLDADVVKTVYYREAMELALAVTGASRAWVFDHLVRRREAGRAALTFGRRGADGLAAANGRIHNDYTEASGRARLQRVLYTQGVSGAAARVRRYSIVNIWRSIRGTVLDTPLAVCDARSVMAADLVESEVRYPQRTGEIYTALHSPMHRWCWFSQMTRDEALVFKQYDAQISGVARYTLHTAFDHPFTPADAPLRESIELRCLVAYDVEEEIR from the coding sequence ATGGCATTTCTCAGCTATCTCGTGCCAACAACGATGCGCCCAGTCAGCTACGCGTACGAGCCGCCGTCCGGCCTGCCCTGGGAAAGCGCGGAGTATGAGCGTCGCCCGATGCCGATCACGGATGCGCGCAGCTTCGCACAACCTCCGTCGATTCATCGCGAGGGTTTCGAATTGCGCGCCGCACCCACCGCGGTGAAAGACTTTCTCGACGCAGACGTCGTGAAGACCGTTTACTACCGGGAAGCCATGGAACTGGCGCTTGCAGTAACAGGCGCGTCACGTGCGTGGGTTTTCGATCATCTGGTGCGCCGGCGCGAAGCGGGACGTGCGGCCCTCACGTTCGGGCGGCGCGGCGCCGACGGACTGGCGGCGGCCAATGGACGCATTCACAACGACTATACCGAGGCATCGGGCCGCGCCCGACTGCAACGCGTGCTGTATACACAGGGTGTGTCCGGTGCAGCCGCACGCGTGCGGCGTTACAGTATCGTCAATATCTGGCGATCGATTCGCGGTACCGTGCTCGATACACCGCTGGCAGTCTGCGATGCGCGCAGCGTGATGGCGGCCGATCTCGTCGAAAGCGAAGTACGCTATCCGCAGCGCACTGGCGAGATTTACACCGCGCTGCATTCGCCGATGCATCGCTGGTGCTGGTTTTCGCAGATGACTCGCGATGAAGCGCTGGTATTCAAGCAGTACGATGCGCAGATTAGCGGGGTGGCCCGCTACACGCTGCACACCGCGTTCGATCATCCGTTCACCCCGGCAGATGCGCCGCTACGCGAAAGCATCGAACTGCGGTGCCTGGTTGCCTACGACGTAGAGGAGGAGATTCGATGA
- a CDS encoding 2-hydroxychromene-2-carboxylate isomerase, whose protein sequence is MTTDASADNSTTKPATIDFWFDFASNYSYLSIMRIEAAAAQRGVTVRWQPFLLGPIFHALGYDASPFVAQKEKGAYVWQDMVRECRKYGLQWVRPSTFPRHSLLALRVALVGARQPWIGEYCRRITLRNFAQDRDIASADDVGDVLAQLGLPAAQILADAQSDENKLGLRRQTERAQAKGIFGAPMFFVGDEMFWGNDRLDDALAFCASPNA, encoded by the coding sequence ATGACTACCGATGCATCGGCCGATAATTCAACCACTAAGCCAGCCACGATCGATTTCTGGTTCGACTTCGCCAGCAACTACAGCTATCTCAGCATCATGCGCATCGAGGCGGCCGCAGCGCAGCGCGGCGTGACGGTGCGCTGGCAGCCGTTCCTGCTAGGGCCGATCTTCCACGCCCTCGGCTACGACGCGTCGCCGTTCGTCGCGCAGAAGGAGAAGGGCGCCTATGTGTGGCAGGACATGGTGCGCGAGTGCCGCAAGTACGGCTTGCAGTGGGTTCGGCCGAGCACGTTCCCGCGCCACTCGCTGCTTGCGTTGCGGGTGGCCCTGGTCGGTGCGCGGCAACCGTGGATCGGCGAGTACTGCCGGCGGATCACGCTGCGTAACTTCGCGCAGGACCGTGACATTGCATCGGCGGACGATGTCGGCGACGTGCTCGCGCAACTCGGCTTACCCGCTGCACAGATTCTGGCGGACGCACAGAGCGACGAAAACAAGCTCGGTTTGCGCAGACAGACGGAGCGCGCGCAGGCAAAGGGTATTTTCGGCGCACCGATGTTCTTCGTCGGTGACGAGATGTTCTGGGGCAATGATCGCCTCGACGATGCACTGGCGTTCTGCGCATCGCCGAACGCATAA
- a CDS encoding LysR substrate-binding domain-containing protein yields MPVPLVHLSSLDLIRGFVAVGRRMSITLAAQDLCVTQSAVSRQVHALERQLGVRLLVRGHRSIAFTVEGERLFRSADSALQQLQDVFGVIRPAGAARPVTLSSSIGFTGLWLLPRLRAFQQQYPGVDVRVSANNSIADLRRDDIDLAIRYTTASLAPRGAVRLFGETIAPVAHPSLGLHALRSPRTLARLSLLEFDDAQHPWLRWHDWLAARDWQDAKPHGMLHFNQYDQVIHAALAGHGVALGRLELIGPLLDEGRLLQLAPPRPAAETAHAYWLIHAQERTRDEVGRVAEWIVEQARAQLQ; encoded by the coding sequence ATGCCCGTTCCGCTCGTCCATCTGTCATCGCTGGATCTGATCCGCGGCTTCGTCGCGGTCGGGCGCCGGATGAGCATCACGCTCGCCGCGCAGGATCTCTGCGTAACGCAATCGGCGGTCAGCCGGCAGGTGCATGCGCTCGAACGGCAACTGGGCGTGCGGCTGCTGGTGCGCGGTCATCGGTCTATAGCGTTCACTGTCGAAGGCGAGCGGCTGTTTCGCAGCGCGGACAGCGCGCTGCAGCAACTACAGGACGTGTTCGGCGTTATCCGCCCGGCCGGCGCGGCACGGCCGGTCACGCTCAGCTCGAGCATCGGCTTCACCGGGTTGTGGCTGCTGCCCAGGTTGCGCGCCTTTCAGCAGCAATATCCGGGAGTCGATGTACGCGTCAGCGCGAACAACAGCATCGCCGATCTGCGCCGCGACGATATCGATCTGGCGATCCGCTATACCACGGCTTCGCTTGCACCACGCGGCGCGGTGCGGCTGTTCGGCGAGACGATTGCGCCGGTTGCACATCCTTCGCTCGGCCTGCATGCGCTACGTTCGCCGCGCACGCTCGCGCGGTTGTCGCTGCTCGAATTCGACGATGCGCAGCACCCGTGGCTGCGCTGGCATGACTGGCTCGCTGCGCGCGACTGGCAGGACGCGAAGCCGCACGGGATGCTGCATTTCAACCAGTACGATCAGGTAATCCACGCCGCGCTCGCGGGACATGGCGTTGCGCTCGGACGGCTCGAACTGATCGGTCCGCTGCTCGACGAAGGCCGGCTCCTGCAGCTTGCGCCGCCACGTCCGGCTGCCGAAACTGCGCATGCCTACTGGTTGATCCACGCGCAGGAACGGACGCGCGATGAAGTTGGACGCGTGGCTGAGTGGATCGTAGAACAGGCACGCGCGCAATTGCAGTAG
- a CDS encoding acyltransferase family protein, with protein sequence MQRSASIDFAKIALAAMVVALHAEIFKETSDYLSFIFVNGFLRIAVPLFFIINGFYFYNIVAKGKPLLPWAKRMASLYAVWMVLYLPFYYPHHPQSIKEDVEFLLKLVIGYHHLWYLAGSLGAGLVLYWVRGWSDAKLLTAAVLLFLLGAAAQYVFNYVDSSHLYLNKLFNNYWLFRNFLLLGFPMYAIGFLIAKGRANALSDSTVLALTVLGVLALFVESSLIYFFHPVRDHFDNCFSLILACPAIFLFVQRRAGTLTTDLYAKVSTVIYFIHPYFIFAMMGLMGMHTGTVLFLIAIGLSLLVSPLVIALDRRLKLLL encoded by the coding sequence ATGCAGCGAAGTGCAAGCATCGATTTCGCGAAGATCGCGCTGGCCGCGATGGTGGTCGCACTGCACGCCGAAATTTTCAAGGAAACGTCCGACTATCTGAGCTTTATTTTCGTCAACGGATTCCTGCGGATCGCTGTGCCGCTGTTCTTTATCATCAACGGCTTTTACTTCTACAACATCGTCGCAAAGGGCAAGCCGCTCTTGCCGTGGGCCAAACGGATGGCGTCGCTGTATGCGGTCTGGATGGTGCTGTATCTACCGTTCTACTATCCGCATCATCCGCAATCGATCAAGGAAGACGTTGAATTTCTACTGAAGCTCGTGATCGGTTATCACCACCTGTGGTACCTGGCCGGGTCGCTTGGCGCGGGGTTGGTGCTGTACTGGGTGCGCGGCTGGTCCGACGCGAAGCTACTGACGGCCGCAGTGCTGCTGTTCCTGCTCGGCGCCGCAGCTCAGTATGTCTTCAACTACGTCGACAGCAGCCACCTGTATCTGAACAAGCTGTTCAACAACTACTGGTTGTTCCGCAACTTCCTGCTGCTCGGCTTTCCGATGTATGCGATCGGTTTTCTGATTGCGAAGGGGCGGGCGAATGCGCTGTCCGATTCGACGGTGCTGGCGCTGACCGTGCTTGGAGTGTTAGCGCTTTTTGTCGAAAGCTCGCTCATCTACTTCTTCCATCCGGTGCGCGATCACTTCGACAACTGCTTCTCGCTGATTCTCGCGTGTCCGGCGATCTTCCTGTTCGTGCAGCGTCGCGCGGGGACGCTCACCACCGATCTCTATGCGAAGGTCTCCACCGTCATCTATTTCATTCACCCGTACTTCATCTTCGCGATGATGGGGCTCATGGGGATGCATACGGGGACCGTGCTGTTCCTGATCGCGATCGGGCTGAGCCTGCTGGTCAGCCCTCTGGTCATCGCGCTCGACCGTCGGTTGAAGTTGCTGTTGTAG
- a CDS encoding nuclear transport factor 2 family protein — MSDTHAALITRFYEAFQKLDAETMAACYASDAVFSDPAFGELRGAEIGDMWRMLTQRAQDFSLTFDHVVADGSTGSAHWIAHYVFTQSGNRVVNDIQARFVFANGLIAEHRDSFDLWRWSRQALGAKGTLLGWTPFVQNAIRQQARKGLAAFRAKRG, encoded by the coding sequence ATGAGTGACACCCACGCCGCATTGATTACCCGCTTCTACGAAGCCTTCCAGAAGCTCGATGCCGAAACGATGGCCGCCTGCTATGCAAGCGACGCTGTTTTCAGCGACCCGGCGTTCGGCGAGTTACGCGGCGCGGAGATCGGCGACATGTGGCGCATGCTCACGCAGCGTGCCCAGGATTTCTCGCTCACGTTCGATCATGTCGTAGCTGACGGATCAACCGGGAGCGCGCACTGGATCGCGCACTACGTGTTCACGCAGAGCGGCAATCGTGTGGTCAACGACATTCAGGCGCGCTTTGTTTTTGCGAACGGTCTTATCGCCGAACATCGCGACAGCTTCGACTTGTGGCGCTGGTCGCGCCAGGCGCTCGGTGCCAAAGGCACGCTGCTGGGCTGGACACCGTTCGTGCAGAACGCGATCCGCCAGCAGGCTCGCAAGGGGCTCGCCGCGTTTCGTGCGAAACGCGGCTGA
- a CDS encoding DUF2866 domain-containing protein has translation MTEDAVFTHLQAMSANLHAQQIHSCKVSAPQQLPWGRSYRVVEWTLKHDPESRRRAVPAEYTATEIAELVISHVPGRRFCQQTEQA, from the coding sequence ATGACCGAAGACGCGGTGTTTACCCATCTGCAGGCCATGTCCGCCAACCTTCATGCACAGCAGATTCATTCGTGCAAGGTGTCGGCACCGCAACAACTCCCCTGGGGCCGCTCATATCGCGTCGTCGAATGGACGCTGAAGCACGATCCCGAGAGCCGGCGCCGTGCAGTGCCCGCCGAATACACCGCGACCGAAATTGCCGAACTCGTCATTTCCCACGTACCGGGACGGCGCTTTTGCCAGCAAACCGAGCAGGCGTAA
- a CDS encoding peptidoglycan D,D-transpeptidase FtsI family protein, whose protein sequence is MTHKKKPQSHDSYAPVARSTLLAARLPMWRSKFVVLVVFAAFAALLGRAFWIQVVNQDFYVEQGQKRYQRTIELDATRGRIVDRHGALLAVSLATYEIWATPKLLDDSTYAPLAKLLDLPLAELRRRLTGDRSFVLLKRQVDAETADHIGKLGLAGITQIADTKRFYPEGEAAAHVVGFTDIEDHGQEGVELAANDPLNGVPGQREVIRDRLGRVVSETGPLVPARNGATIHLTIDRRIQQLAYAQLKLAIAKHDAQAGSVVVLDARNGEILALANYPSFDPNDRARLTGRQLRNRAVVDTFEPGSTIKPIVAALAMDLGKVRPQTIIDTAPGYYKIGPSVIHDTSNHGKMTVAEAIQKSSNIALAKLALNLPAETIWTKYQDYGLGRAPELTFPGVAAGRVRPYQRWRPIEQATMAYGYGLSTSLLQMAQVYTVYAGDGTLHPARLLLDDTNDMPLSADSSRRVTTPATAAAIRKMLEMATSAGGTGRAAEVAGYRIGGKTGTARKQIGATYAKNRYRALFVGMAPMSDPRLVVAVMIDDPAGKAFYGGTVAGPVFASVTGGALQLLGVPPDA, encoded by the coding sequence ATGACGCACAAGAAAAAACCGCAGTCTCACGATTCGTACGCACCGGTGGCACGCAGCACCCTGCTCGCGGCGCGATTGCCGATGTGGCGTTCGAAGTTCGTCGTGCTGGTTGTCTTCGCGGCATTCGCAGCGCTGCTCGGGCGCGCATTCTGGATTCAGGTGGTGAATCAGGATTTCTACGTCGAGCAGGGGCAGAAGCGCTATCAGCGCACCATCGAGCTCGACGCGACGCGCGGGCGCATTGTCGACCGGCATGGCGCATTGCTCGCCGTCAGCCTCGCCACCTACGAAATCTGGGCCACACCGAAACTGCTCGACGACAGCACCTATGCGCCGCTCGCGAAGCTGCTCGATCTGCCGCTCGCCGAACTGCGGCGACGACTGACCGGCGACCGGAGCTTCGTGCTGCTCAAGCGCCAGGTCGATGCCGAAACCGCCGACCACATCGGCAAGCTCGGGCTGGCGGGCATCACGCAGATCGCCGATACCAAACGTTTCTATCCAGAAGGCGAGGCCGCCGCGCACGTGGTCGGCTTCACTGACATCGAGGACCACGGCCAGGAAGGTGTGGAGCTTGCCGCCAACGATCCGTTAAACGGCGTACCTGGACAACGCGAAGTGATCCGCGACCGGCTCGGCCGTGTAGTCTCCGAAACCGGACCGCTCGTCCCCGCCCGCAACGGCGCGACGATTCACCTGACAATCGACCGCCGCATCCAGCAACTCGCGTACGCGCAACTGAAGCTCGCCATCGCGAAGCACGACGCACAAGCGGGCAGCGTCGTCGTACTCGATGCGCGCAACGGAGAAATCCTCGCGCTCGCCAACTATCCGAGTTTCGATCCGAACGACCGCGCACGTCTCACCGGACGTCAATTGCGCAATCGCGCCGTGGTCGATACGTTTGAGCCCGGTTCGACGATCAAACCGATCGTCGCCGCGCTAGCGATGGACCTCGGTAAAGTGCGGCCGCAAACCATCATCGATACGGCGCCTGGGTACTACAAGATCGGGCCCAGTGTGATTCACGACACGTCGAATCACGGCAAGATGACTGTTGCCGAAGCAATTCAGAAGTCGAGCAATATCGCACTCGCCAAGCTCGCATTGAATCTACCCGCCGAAACAATCTGGACGAAGTATCAGGACTACGGGCTCGGCCGCGCGCCGGAACTGACCTTTCCTGGTGTCGCCGCCGGCCGCGTGCGTCCGTACCAACGCTGGCGACCAATCGAGCAGGCGACGATGGCCTACGGCTATGGTCTCTCAACCTCGTTGCTGCAGATGGCGCAGGTCTACACCGTGTATGCCGGCGACGGCACGCTGCACCCTGCCCGTCTGCTGCTCGACGATACGAACGACATGCCGCTCTCCGCAGACAGCAGCCGCCGCGTGACGACCCCCGCCACGGCTGCGGCCATCCGCAAGATGCTCGAAATGGCGACCAGCGCAGGCGGGACCGGACGCGCGGCGGAAGTGGCCGGTTATCGCATCGGCGGTAAAACCGGTACTGCCCGCAAGCAGATCGGAGCGACCTACGCGAAGAACCGCTATCGCGCGCTTTTTGTCGGTATGGCGCCGATGAGCGATCCGCGGCTCGTCGTCGCGGTGATGATCGACGATCCGGCCGGCAAGGCGTTCTACGGCGGCACGGTAGCAGGCCCGGTGTTCGCGTCCGTGACAGGCGGCGCACTGCAACTGCTCGGTGTGCCACCGGATGCATAG